One genomic segment of Dehalococcoidia bacterium includes these proteins:
- a CDS encoding DUF3343 domain-containing protein, which yields MSLSKWKKKPAFEGGGLVLFMDVQAALKAEKVLKGTGHAVKLIAPPPELRKGCDLAVEINLVEQPGIERVFDENDVFYVEIVPLGEGYSELLDIVQVTDFGDWVMVKAGNMKLTFDKETGVIVNTSGGGCPDIPVMHTKLVDRKLTEAPKPKEIGFTLCSLMLHRALEESLLIWQGGEQQ from the coding sequence ATGTCACTTTCAAAATGGAAAAAAAAACCAGCCTTCGAGGGAGGGGGATTGGTTCTGTTCATGGATGTTCAGGCTGCCTTGAAGGCCGAGAAGGTGCTAAAGGGTACAGGGCACGCCGTTAAACTGATCGCCCCTCCCCCGGAACTGCGCAAAGGCTGCGATCTGGCGGTTGAAATAAACCTGGTAGAACAACCGGGCATTGAGCGGGTCTTCGATGAGAACGACGTCTTCTATGTGGAGATCGTTCCTCTTGGAGAGGGGTATTCCGAGCTTCTGGACATCGTACAGGTGACAGATTTCGGGGACTGGGTGATGGTCAAGGCAGGCAACATGAAGCTTACCTTTGACAAGGAGACCGGAGTCATCGTAAACACATCCGGCGGGGGATGCCCCGATATCCCCGTCATGCACACCAAGCTGGTCGATAGAAAGCTCACCGAGGCACCCAAACCTAAGGAGATCGGCTTTACCCTGTGTTCCCTGATGCTGCACCGGGCTTTAGAGGAGAGCCTTCTCATATGGCAGGGGGGTGAGCAACAATGA
- a CDS encoding sulfurtransferase TusA family protein, whose amino-acid sequence MTEVDARGLSCPMPVIKTKNALEDIESGDVVVIVNDATARDNVTRLAKSKGCAISVERKGDDFYLTLTKG is encoded by the coding sequence ATGACTGAAGTCGATGCCCGCGGGCTATCATGCCCGATGCCGGTAATAAAGACTAAGAACGCCTTGGAAGACATAGAGTCAGGGGACGTGGTAGTCATCGTCAATGACGCTACAGCGCGCGATAACGTTACTCGCCTGGCAAAAAGCAAGGGGTGTGCCATCTCTGTGGAGCGAAAGGGGGATGATTTTTATCTAACCCTGACTAAGGGTTAA
- the selB gene encoding selenocysteine-specific translation elongation factor, with amino-acid sequence MSFVLGTAGHVDHGKSVLVKALTGIDPDRLREEKERGLTIDLGFAWLELPSGRAVGIVDVPGHEHFIKNMLAGVGGIDIALLVVAADEGAMPQTREHLAILDLLKVENGIVVITKKDLVDDELLELVTLELNELLASTTLSQAPILAVSALTGEGLPELVSTIDLVLDSATPKQDIGRPRLPIDRVFTMTGFGTVVTGTLVDGSLSKGQEIEILPSALTARIRGLQSHKQKIDTAPPGSRVAANLSGLSTVELARGDVVTTPGWLLPTRAFDVKLRLLPSAPRPLPHNATVTFHHGAAEVLGKVRLLERDRIDPGETTWAQFLLAQPIAAVKDDRFIIRSPQETLGGGQIVGPRAKRHRRFRPDVIERLATREAGTAEQIILAIIQEEGPLELERLLSLCNLRQGEAEQAIKSLAAQKNVIALRDMGLLFSAQGWEKLSKQAEQAVRRYHQQFPLRHGPPKEELKGKLKTRTKFFAHILEQLIQEGTLIEVGPMVRLPEHEPQPTPKQQAEVDAFLDRLTHNPYLPSLDPLPEPDLLNLLIEKRLVVKVSDDVIFLASIYDKMVDDIIAEIKSRGKVTVAEVRDLFHTSRKYALALMEYLDTQKLTRRVGDERVLR; translated from the coding sequence ATGTCCTTTGTCCTGGGCACCGCAGGTCATGTCGATCACGGGAAATCGGTTCTGGTTAAGGCCCTCACCGGGATAGACCCGGACCGGCTGCGGGAGGAGAAAGAGAGAGGCCTGACCATCGACCTCGGCTTTGCCTGGTTAGAGCTGCCCAGCGGTCGAGCTGTAGGCATTGTGGACGTCCCCGGACATGAGCACTTCATAAAGAACATGCTCGCCGGTGTTGGAGGCATCGACATCGCCCTGCTCGTTGTCGCCGCCGATGAAGGGGCAATGCCCCAGACCAGGGAGCACCTGGCCATTCTCGACCTGCTGAAGGTTGAAAATGGCATCGTAGTAATCACCAAGAAAGATCTGGTAGACGATGAGCTGCTGGAATTGGTAACACTGGAGCTAAATGAGCTGCTGGCGAGTACAACGCTGTCCCAAGCCCCGATACTCGCCGTCTCCGCACTCACCGGCGAGGGCTTGCCCGAGTTGGTTTCCACCATTGACCTGGTTTTAGATTCGGCCACGCCCAAGCAGGACATCGGCAGACCAAGGCTTCCCATAGACCGTGTCTTTACCATGACTGGTTTTGGCACCGTGGTTACCGGAACCCTGGTCGATGGTTCTTTATCCAAGGGGCAAGAAATAGAGATCCTGCCCTCCGCTCTTACAGCACGTATACGCGGGCTGCAATCACACAAGCAGAAGATCGACACTGCCCCTCCGGGCAGCCGCGTTGCGGCTAACCTGTCCGGTTTGTCTACCGTTGAGCTTGCGCGTGGCGATGTGGTGACCACCCCTGGTTGGCTCCTGCCGACCAGAGCGTTCGACGTCAAGCTACGCCTGCTGCCCTCTGCACCCCGCCCTCTCCCCCATAATGCTACCGTTACCTTTCACCATGGGGCCGCCGAGGTGCTGGGGAAGGTCCGCCTGCTGGAAAGGGACAGGATTGACCCAGGGGAAACAACATGGGCTCAGTTTCTACTTGCTCAGCCCATTGCGGCTGTTAAGGATGACCGATTCATCATTCGCTCCCCCCAGGAGACCCTTGGCGGAGGGCAAATCGTTGGCCCCCGGGCAAAACGACACCGCCGCTTTCGCCCCGATGTCATTGAGAGACTAGCCACCAGGGAGGCGGGCACCGCTGAACAGATAATCCTGGCCATTATACAAGAAGAAGGGCCTCTCGAGCTGGAGAGGTTGCTGTCCCTCTGCAATCTGAGGCAAGGGGAAGCAGAGCAAGCCATAAAATCACTGGCCGCCCAGAAGAATGTTATAGCACTGAGAGACATGGGGCTGCTTTTCTCAGCCCAGGGTTGGGAAAAGCTGTCAAAGCAAGCAGAGCAAGCTGTCCGGAGATACCACCAGCAATTCCCGCTTCGCCACGGCCCTCCTAAAGAGGAACTAAAAGGCAAGCTGAAGACCCGCACCAAGTTCTTTGCCCACATACTGGAGCAGCTTATACAGGAAGGCACTCTAATTGAGGTGGGGCCAATGGTGCGCCTGCCAGAGCACGAGCCTCAGCCAACGCCAAAACAGCAGGCGGAGGTCGACGCTTTCCTGGATAGGCTGACACACAATCCCTACTTGCCGTCCCTCGATCCTCTACCTGAGCCGGACCTCCTCAATCTGCTCATAGAGAAGCGTCTGGTGGTGAAGGTAAGCGATGACGTGATCTTCCTGGCCTCTATCTATGACAAGATGGTGGATGACATAATCGCCGAGATAAAATCACGGGGCAAGGTAACCGTAGCCGAGGTCCGCGACCTTTTCCACACCAGTCGCAAATATGCCCTGGCCCTGATGGAATACCTGGACACGCAAAAATTAACCCGCCGCGTCGGTGATGAGCGGGTGTTAAGGTAG
- a CDS encoding NAD(P)H-hydrate dehydratase, with amino-acid sequence MMLIAGTIPDEGVPLTVGDVSIEDNYLAVFGHRFPCMQGTGAMISAALAVTDYLKLDRPQVVIAGDIGKGKGSRAIYEYLIQNIRTLSPRVLALHYWLPDMALTRRLCQAVDNCESRPILVADAASMYSAKAAGLASCFDIFTPDATEMAFLADTSATHPAYIARHLFDNDITQTPNLVAAAYQNRGAARLLLVKGAVDYVIRDGEILERVDEPDVPELEAIGGTGDTITGLVSAFVYAGLEPHQAAIIAAKANRMAGKFAQPTPATKVSEIVKQFPAVFKEYLCEWSGVCLTRGGKND; translated from the coding sequence ATGATGCTTATCGCCGGGACGATTCCCGATGAGGGCGTGCCGCTGACTGTTGGTGACGTCAGTATCGAGGACAATTATCTGGCTGTCTTTGGGCACCGGTTTCCCTGCATGCAGGGAACCGGCGCTATGATCAGCGCGGCACTGGCGGTCACTGACTACCTGAAGCTCGACCGGCCCCAGGTTGTTATCGCCGGCGACATCGGCAAGGGTAAAGGGAGCCGGGCAATCTACGAATACCTTATCCAGAATATAAGGACTCTTTCGCCAAGAGTGCTCGCGCTGCACTACTGGCTGCCCGATATGGCCCTAACGAGGAGACTATGCCAGGCCGTCGATAACTGTGAGAGCAGGCCGATCTTAGTCGCCGATGCGGCCTCGATGTATTCCGCCAAGGCAGCGGGGCTGGCTTCATGCTTCGACATCTTTACCCCGGACGCTACTGAAATGGCCTTCCTCGCCGACACCTCAGCCACCCACCCTGCCTATATCGCCAGGCATCTCTTCGATAACGATATCACACAGACACCGAATCTAGTTGCTGCTGCCTACCAGAATAGGGGCGCAGCCAGGTTGCTTCTAGTCAAGGGAGCAGTTGACTACGTGATTCGTGATGGTGAGATTCTGGAAAGGGTGGATGAACCGGATGTGCCTGAGTTGGAGGCTATAGGGGGGACCGGCGACACCATTACCGGCCTGGTCTCCGCTTTCGTCTACGCTGGCCTGGAACCGCATCAAGCAGCCATAATCGCAGCCAAAGCAAACCGTATGGCAGGGAAGTTCGCCCAGCCTACACCGGCAACCAAGGTTAGTGAAATCGTAAAACAGTTCCCCGCTGTGTTTAAGGAATACCTCTGTGAGTGGAGCGGGGTTTGCCTTACACGAGGAGGAAAAAATGACTGA
- the selD gene encoding selenide, water dikinase SelD, translating to MDDQVRPRLTETVRGSGUASKIGPSDLDKALCGLPLVDDPNLLVGLEKGDDAAVYRLNDELAIIQTIDFITPIVDDPYTFGQIAAANALSDVYTMGGRPLTAMNVVCFPTKSQEISVLRDILRGGFDKLQEAGVALVGGHSVEDNELKYGLSVTGVVHPAKIITREGAEIGDKLILTKPLGTGLVSTALKGGLAGEEAVAGIVSSMITLNRRASELMLEAEVHACTDITGYGLLGHACGMIEDGQLGMELHVGAIPLFPEAKEFAQMGLAPAGTHRNREFRLNMIEQAYEIGDDIWSILFDPQTSGGLLISVPGKEAEALLQNLHRNGIEDAAIIGAVIGKPKGKIVIRE from the coding sequence ATGGACGACCAAGTGAGGCCAAGGCTCACCGAGACCGTTCGCGGCTCCGGCTGAGCTTCCAAGATAGGTCCGTCGGACCTGGATAAAGCATTGTGCGGCCTGCCCCTGGTCGATGACCCGAACCTGCTTGTCGGCCTGGAGAAGGGTGATGATGCTGCAGTGTATAGGCTGAACGATGAGCTGGCCATCATCCAGACCATCGATTTCATTACGCCCATCGTCGATGACCCCTATACCTTCGGGCAGATCGCTGCCGCCAACGCCCTTAGCGATGTCTACACCATGGGGGGCAGGCCCCTCACCGCGATGAATGTTGTCTGCTTCCCCACGAAGAGCCAGGAGATATCGGTGCTCAGGGACATCCTGCGCGGTGGATTCGATAAACTACAGGAGGCAGGGGTTGCCCTTGTTGGTGGGCACAGTGTAGAGGATAACGAACTGAAATACGGGCTATCGGTAACCGGCGTGGTACACCCAGCCAAGATAATCACCAGGGAGGGAGCCGAGATAGGGGATAAGTTGATCCTCACCAAGCCCCTGGGCACGGGACTGGTTAGCACCGCCCTGAAGGGTGGATTGGCAGGAGAGGAGGCTGTGGCGGGAATCGTTAGCTCTATGATTACATTGAACAGAAGGGCATCGGAGCTAATGCTGGAAGCTGAAGTACACGCCTGTACCGATATAACCGGCTACGGTCTCCTGGGGCATGCCTGTGGAATGATAGAGGATGGCCAGTTGGGCATGGAGCTCCATGTGGGGGCCATTCCCCTCTTCCCAGAGGCGAAGGAGTTCGCCCAGATGGGTCTGGCTCCAGCGGGAACACATCGCAACAGGGAGTTTCGCCTTAATATGATAGAGCAGGCTTATGAGATAGGCGATGATATATGGAGCATCCTATTTGACCCCCAAACCTCGGGTGGATTGCTGATCTCGGTCCCGGGTAAAGAGGCTGAGGCGCTACTGCAAAACCTGCACCGGAATGGCATAGAGGATGCTGCCATCATTGGAGCGGTAATAGGCAAACCGAAGGGAAAAATCGTCATCCGGGAGTGA